The following coding sequences are from one Triticum dicoccoides isolate Atlit2015 ecotype Zavitan chromosome 4A, WEW_v2.0, whole genome shotgun sequence window:
- the LOC119285398 gene encoding protein PMR5-like has translation MLLLCKSSVLTVLLLHALSLSASALAVGLARRHRRDVLPGPKGCDVFSGSWVRDDGSAAEAAYTGYKCPVIDAEFNCQLYGRPDSEYLRYRWKPARCELPRFDGADFLTRMKGKTVMFVGDSLGRNQWESLVCLLHAAAPQSPSQLVSADPLHTYKFMEYELVVSFYRAPYLVDIDVVQGKRVLMLDDIAENAQAWRGADVLSFNSGHWWTHTGALQGWDYMGEGGRYSEDMDRMVAFQRGMTTWANWVDLNVDPAKTRVFFQSMSPTHYSSKEWPNPVSKNCYGETVPLTGLNSTAQPMGQEQVTKTVLQGMKSPVRLLDITALSALRKDAHPSVYSGDFSPAQRGNPAGSADCSHWCLPGLPDTWNQLFYTLLFYQ, from the exons ATGCTGCTCTTGTGCAAGAGCTCCGTGCTCACCGTCCTGCTCCTCCACGCTCTCTCGCTGTCCGCCTCGGCGCTCGCCGTCGGGCTCGCGCGGCGCCACCGGCGCGACGTTCTGCCCGGCCCCAAGGGCTGCGACGTCTTCAGCGGCAGCTGGGTCCGCGACGACGGCTCCGCGGCGGAGGCAGCCTACACCGGGTACAAGTGCCCGGTCATAGACGCGGAGTTCAACTGCCAGCTCTACGGCCGCCCGGACTCCGAGTACCTCCGGTACCGCTGGAAGCCGGCCAGGTGCGAGCTACCCAG GTTTGACGGCGCGGACTTTTTGACGCGGATGAAGGGGAAGACGGTGATGTTCGTGGGGGACTCGCTGGGCCGTAACCAGTGGGAGTCGCTCGTCTGCCTGCTGCACGCCGCCGCGCCGCAGTCGCCGTCGCAGCTCGTCTCCGCCGACCCTCTCCACACCTACAAGTTCATG GAGTACGAGCTGGTGGTGTCTTTCTACCGCGCGCCGTACCTGGTGGACATCGACGTGGTGCAGGGGAAACGGGTCCTGATGCTGGACGACATCGCCGAGAACGCCCAGGCGTGGCGCGGCGCCGACGTGCTCTCCTTCAACTCCGGCCACTGGTGGACGCACACCGGCGCGCTCCAGGG GTGGGATTACATGGGGGAGGGCGGGCGGTACTCGGAGGACATGGATCGGATGGTGGCGTTCCAGCGCGGGATGACCACATGGGCCAACTGGGTGGACCTCAACGTCGACCCGGCCAAGACCCGTGTCTTCTTCCAGTCCATGTCGCCCACCCACTACAG CTCCAAGGAGTGGCCCAACCCGGTGTCCAAGAACTGCTACGGGGAGACGGTCCCATTGACTGGGCTCAACTCCACGGCGCAGCCGATGGGCCAGGAGCAGGTGACGAAAACGGTGTTGCAGGGCATGAAAAGCCCGGTCCGTTTGCTCGACATCACGGCGCTGTCGGCGCTGCGGAAGGACGCGCACCCGTCGGTTTACAGCGGAGACTTCTCGCCGGCGCAGCGCGGCAACCCGGCCGGCTCCGCCGACTGCAGCCACTGGTGCCTCCCGGGCCTACCGGACACCTGGAACCAGCTCTTCTACACCTTGCTCTTCTACCAATAG